CTAATAAGGATTGTGTAGGCCAACAGCAAAGCAAGGGCCGCCACAATGCCAATATCCCACGTAACGGTATTAATCATCTCCCTACAGTATGAAACCCCAGGGACGAGAAGACAACTAGGACAGCTTCTTCAGTTCTTCGTACAGTTCGCGTTCGCGCTTGGAAAGGCGCCGTGGGATAACTACTCGGAGGATGATAGTGAGATCGCCCCGCCCGCTTCGGTAGGGCTTGCCCATGCCACGGAATACAACCTGTTGACCGTCTTGGCAGCCCACTGGGACCTCCAGCATGACCTTGTCGTTGCCAACGCGCAGCTCAAACCTGTCTCCTAACACAGCCTGCGGAACGGAGATTTGCACCTCCGCTTGGACATTGGCCATGGCAGATGCAAACATATCGGAAAAGATATCGCCAAAGCCTCCAAAGCCAAAACCAAAGCCGTCAAAGTCGCCTGCTCCCCCGCCGCCGTAGCCTGGTTGCTGGGCGCCGGCAGCGCCGTACATGTCGTAGCGCTGACGCTTCTCAGAGTCGGAAAGGACTTGGTACGCCTCGTTTACTTTTTTGAACGCCGCAGCGTCACCACCCTTGTCCGGGTGGTGCTCGTGAGCCTTCTTACGGAACGCGCGCTTGATCTCGTCAGCTGACGCGCCCCGCTCCACTCCTAGTAACTTGTAGTAATCTTCGGCCACAGGTATTACTTGGCCTCGGAATCATCCGCAGGTGGGGCATCGTCTGCCTTTTCCTCGGCAGGGGCTTCACCAGCTGACTCCTGGTACATGGCCGCACCAACTACCTGCAGCTTTTCAGAAAGCTGCTTTACCTTGGCTTCAATAGCGTCGGCATCGTCGTTGGCGTGCACGCTCTTCAGTTCAGCCACGGCATCCTCTACGGCGCGAAGGTCTTCCGCCTTGATGTTCTTCTTAGCCTCTTCTACTTCTTTGAGAGTCTTCTCGGCGGTGTAGATGAGCGAGTCGGCATCGTTGCGCACTTCTACCAGCTTTTTCTTGGCCTGGTCTTCTTCAGCATGGGCTTCGGCGTCTTTGCGCATCTGCTCAATTTCTTCGTCAGTAAGGCTTGAGGAAGCAGTGATGGTAACTTTCTGCTCCTTGTTCGTGCCCTTGTCCACCGCTTTTACGTTCACAATGCCGTTGGCATCAAGGTCAAAAGTTACCTCTACCTGTGGGACACCGCGAGGAGCTGGTGGGATTCCATCAAGGACAAACTTGGCAAGTGTGCGGTTGTCCGCGGCCATCTGGCGCTCACCCTGAAGCACGTGGATTTCAACCTGTGTCTGGTTGTCTGCTGCAGTGGAGAACACCTGGCTCTTGGAGGTTGGGATGGTGGTGTTGCGCTCAATGAGCTTGGTCATTACGCCACCCATCGTCTCGATACCCATGGAGAGTGGGGTAACATCTAAGAGAAGGATGTCTTTGACGTCGCCAGCAAGCACGCCACCCTGAATGGCAGCGCCTAGGGCAACGGCCTCATCAGGGTTTACGGAGCGGTTAGGCTCTTTACCAAAGAAGTCACGGACAGCTTCCAGCACCTTAGGCATGCGGGTCTGGCCACCAACAAGGATAACTTCGTCGATGTCCTTAGGGTCAAGCTTGGCATCTGCAAGGGCCTTCTTTACTGGCTCCATGGAGCGTTTTACAAGGCTCTCGGTCAACTGCTCAAACTTGGCGCGGGTAACCTTAAGCACCAAGTGCTTAGGCCCAGAAGCATCTGCTGTAATGAAAGGAAGGTTTACCTCTGTCTCCTGCGCGCTGGAAAGCTCAATCTTGGCTTTTTCAGCCGCTTCCTTAATGCGCTGGATGGCATCGGCTTGGCCAGTAAGTTCTACACCCTCTTGGGCTTTGAACTCAGCCAAAATGTGATCCATAAGGACCTTGTCAAAGTCATCCCCGCCAAGGTGAGTGTCGCCATTGGTTGAGAGCACTTCAAAGGTTGACTCACCATCATGATTTGCCAACTCCAAAACGGTGACATCGAAAGTACCGCCACCAAGGTCGTATACGGCAACTTTCTCGTTGGTTTTTTTCTCAAGGCCGTACGCAATTGCTGCTGCAGTAGGCTCGTTGATGATTTGGCGGACTTCTAGGCCGGCAATCTTACCAGCGTTCTTAGTCGCTTGGCGCTGGGCATCGTTAAAGTAAGCAGGCACGGTAATGACCGCGTCAGTTACCTTCTCACCCAAGTACGCCTCGGCGTCAGCCTTAAGCTTTTGGAGGGTAAAGGCGGAGATTTCCTCTGGTGTGTACTCTTTGTCGCCCATTACCACTTCTACCAAGTCGTTGCGGCCGCTCTTAATTTCGTACGGCACGCGCGACTTGTCTTCTTGGGTTTCGGCGTCAGTGTATTTGCGCCCAATGAAACGCTTAACGGAGAAAATAGTATTCTTTGGGTTTGTGGCAGCCTGGCGCTTTGCTGGCACACCAACAACCCGCTCACCGTCTTTCTTGACGGCAACAACGGATGGAACTGTATTTGGCCCTTCAGCGGAAGGGATTACCTTGGCCGCACCGCCCTCCATAACGGAGACAACGGAGTTGGTCGTACCAAGATCGATACCAATGATCTTTCCCATGGAGAACTCCTTACTTCTGTTCGTGGTTAACTACGATAACTTGGGCAGGCCGCACGACTCGGTCGTGAAGGCGGTACCCGATACTCTTTACCTCGGCGATGGTGTCGTCTTCCTTGTCATTGTCGGTCACGGTGCCAATAGCCTCGTGCAATGAAGGGTCAAACTTCTCACCAATCTTGGCGGTAACTTCTTGGACGCCACGCTGCTCAAGCACATCCATAAGCTGCTTGCGGATATACATGATGCCAGTTGCCCAGCTGCTTTCCTTTTGGTCAGCAGGAACATGTTCGGTGGCGCGGGTGAAGTTATCCAACACAGGGAGCAAATCGATAACAACATCTCCTACGGCAAATTTTCCAAGCAGCTTCCGCTCGTCATCGAACCGCTTGCGCATATTTTCTTGGTCAGCAAGCGCGCGCTTATAGAGGGATTCGTAATCAGTCTGCTCAGTTGGAGCGACGGTTTCTTCAACAATTTGTTCGGTATTCTCGTCGTTTTCCATGTGGGTCTAACTGATTTGCTGCTTTTAGAATGTAAAACAAACTTTCCATTTTTGCAAGGGACTAGAAGAGAGTACCCACTCTACATATTGCCCTTCTCCGCCTTGGACATCCGTCGACATTGAGAAGGGTCGCCCGTAAGGTGCAGCCATGCGCTACAAAATCTCCCTCATTTTCCTGTCTGCCTGGGTCCTTGGGGTTTCTCTGGGGAGTGGAAGTGTTTCCACTTTCCCGCTTCTTTTTTGGGTGCTCACCCCCTTCCTTACATTTCTCACCCTTCCTTCCAAGAGATATATCGCACTGATTGTTGGGGTGTTCCTTTTTTCTTTTGCATACTCACACCTTAGCCGGCAAATTGCTTGGCGGAGTTTTAAGGCTGGTAAAGCCAGCTTTAGTGCCACGGTAGTCGCCCCGCCAGATTACAGACAGAAGAACACCAACCTCCTCGTTGAAACCAAGGAGCCCATTGCCCATAACCTGTGGGGCAAGCCCGCCAAAGGACGGGTACTCGTTAGGGCCGATCGGTATCTCCCCGTTCGCTTTGGGGATGAAATCCACATTACTTCTACCCTGGAAAAGCCTGAGCCATTTGAGGGCTTCAACTATCCACTTTTCTTGGAGCGCGATGGCATATTCGCCATTGCACCCCGTGCAGAAGTAAGCGTAATTTCCTCTTCTAGAAATTTTTCCCTCGTTGCCGGCCTGGCGGAACTACGCCACACCTTCGAAAGAAGTATCGGGAAATACGTACCAGAACCAGAGGGCTCTTTTCTTTGCGGGCTTCTCTTTGGCAGCAAACGCGCCATACCTACCGACGTCTCAGATGCCTTAAAGGCAACTGGCACTTCTCACTTGGTTGCCATTAGCGGGGCAAATATCACCTTCATTGTAAGTATTGCCCTCAGCCTCTTACCTGTGAGTAACCGAACCTTTCAGGCGGTCACCGTCATCCTCCTCAGCACTTGGCTCACCCTGCTCTCTGGCAGTTCATCCAGTGTCACGCGGGGTGCCGTCATTGCCAGCATGAATGCAGTGGTCAAAGCTTCTGGCAGACGAGCATGGGCACTGCCTGGCATTCTTTTGGCAGCCAGCGTAATGCTTCTCTTCAATCCCCTCCTCCTCATTAGTGACCCGGGCTTTCAGCTTTCCTTCGCCGCGTACGGCGGCCTCCTCATGTTTGGCAACGTGCTCCAGAAAGCATCTACCAAACTTGCTCTCCCCACTTGGATGGCAGGTAGCTTCAGTGAAACGGGGGCTGCCAGCCTTGGCACCGCACCTCTCACCCTCCTCAGCGGCAGCTTTGCCTTGCGCGGCCTCGTCATTAACCCACTTGTCCTCTGGCTCATACCCCCGGCAACGGCATTGGGGTTTGTCCTCCTGGGCTTTAGCTGGTTCCCCCCTCTTGCCACCGTCCTGGGAATTGCTGCGTGGGCAATTCTCCACTTCGCGCTTTGGATTATTAAGACAGGAGGGGGCATATGAAACGAAAAGTATGGGCCATACTTGGGATCATTTCCCTCGTAGCCCTCCTCGCGCCTTTTGCCATCCCCCAACCTTCCCGCCTGTGGGTACTGAGCATTGGGCAGGGTGCATCCATTCTTTACCGAGACCAGACTGGTAAAACATTCCTCTACGATGGTGGCCCTGACGATACAGTTCTCACTGAACTTGGCCGTATCCTCCCTCCGTGGCGGAGGTCTATTAACGTGCTCGCCCTCTCCCATACTCACGCCGATCATGTGCGGGGACTCATCCCAGTGGTGGAGCGCTACGCCATCGACGAAGTTTGGGAGAGTGGGGCACTTGCACCAGGAAACGACATCGCCCGTTGGAGGGAAC
The sequence above is drawn from the Verrucomicrobiia bacterium genome and encodes:
- a CDS encoding ComEC/Rec2 family competence protein gives rise to the protein MRYKISLIFLSAWVLGVSLGSGSVSTFPLLFWVLTPFLTFLTLPSKRYIALIVGVFLFSFAYSHLSRQIAWRSFKAGKASFSATVVAPPDYRQKNTNLLVETKEPIAHNLWGKPAKGRVLVRADRYLPVRFGDEIHITSTLEKPEPFEGFNYPLFLERDGIFAIAPRAEVSVISSSRNFSLVAGLAELRHTFERSIGKYVPEPEGSFLCGLLFGSKRAIPTDVSDALKATGTSHLVAISGANITFIVSIALSLLPVSNRTFQAVTVILLSTWLTLLSGSSSSVTRGAVIASMNAVVKASGRRAWALPGILLAASVMLLFNPLLLISDPGFQLSFAAYGGLLMFGNVLQKASTKLALPTWMAGSFSETGAASLGTAPLTLLSGSFALRGLVINPLVLWLIPPATALGFVLLGFSWFPPLATVLGIAAWAILHFALWIIKTGGGI
- a CDS encoding DnaJ domain-containing protein is translated as MAEDYYKLLGVERGASADEIKRAFRKKAHEHHPDKGGDAAAFKKVNEAYQVLSDSEKRQRYDMYGAAGAQQPGYGGGGAGDFDGFGFGFGGFGDIFSDMFASAMANVQAEVQISVPQAVLGDRFELRVGNDKVMLEVPVGCQDGQQVVFRGMGKPYRSGRGDLTIILRVVIPRRLSKRERELYEELKKLS
- the dnaK gene encoding molecular chaperone DnaK, translated to MGKIIGIDLGTTNSVVSVMEGGAAKVIPSAEGPNTVPSVVAVKKDGERVVGVPAKRQAATNPKNTIFSVKRFIGRKYTDAETQEDKSRVPYEIKSGRNDLVEVVMGDKEYTPEEISAFTLQKLKADAEAYLGEKVTDAVITVPAYFNDAQRQATKNAGKIAGLEVRQIINEPTAAAIAYGLEKKTNEKVAVYDLGGGTFDVTVLELANHDGESTFEVLSTNGDTHLGGDDFDKVLMDHILAEFKAQEGVELTGQADAIQRIKEAAEKAKIELSSAQETEVNLPFITADASGPKHLVLKVTRAKFEQLTESLVKRSMEPVKKALADAKLDPKDIDEVILVGGQTRMPKVLEAVRDFFGKEPNRSVNPDEAVALGAAIQGGVLAGDVKDILLLDVTPLSMGIETMGGVMTKLIERNTTIPTSKSQVFSTAADNQTQVEIHVLQGERQMAADNRTLAKFVLDGIPPAPRGVPQVEVTFDLDANGIVNVKAVDKGTNKEQKVTITASSSLTDEEIEQMRKDAEAHAEEDQAKKKLVEVRNDADSLIYTAEKTLKEVEEAKKNIKAEDLRAVEDAVAELKSVHANDDADAIEAKVKQLSEKLQVVGAAMYQESAGEAPAEEKADDAPPADDSEAK
- a CDS encoding nucleotide exchange factor GrpE, which encodes MENDENTEQIVEETVAPTEQTDYESLYKRALADQENMRKRFDDERKLLGKFAVGDVVIDLLPVLDNFTRATEHVPADQKESSWATGIMYIRKQLMDVLEQRGVQEVTAKIGEKFDPSLHEAIGTVTDNDKEDDTIAEVKSIGYRLHDRVVRPAQVIVVNHEQK